From the Acidimicrobiales bacterium genome, the window CCCACCCCCCGGCGGCCACTTCACCGACGACGACACCAACATCCACGAAGGCGCCATCGAAGCCATCCGCGCCGAAGGCATCACCACCGGCTGCGCCCCCACCCGCTACTGCCCCGACGAACCCGTCACCCGCGGCCAAATGGCCGCCTTCCTCAACCGCGCCCTCCACCTCCCACCCGCCACCACCCCCTCCGGCTTCACCGACGACGACACCAACATCCACGAAGGCGCCATCGAAGCCATCCGCGCCGAAGGCATCACCACCGGCTGCGCCCCCACCCGCTACTGCCCCGACGAACCCGTCACCCGCGGCCAAATGGCCGCCTTCCTCAACCGCGCCCTCCACCTCCCACCCGCCACCCAACCATCAGGCTTCACCGACACCACCGGCACCTTCCGAGACGACATCGAACGCCTCCGCCACGCCGGCATCACCACCGGCACCAGCCCCACCACCTACAGCCCCCACCGCCCCGTCACCCGCGCCGAAATGGCCACCTTCCTCATGCGCGCCCTGCACCTCGACGAACTCGTCCCACCGCCGCGCGAGGAATGCGGCGTCCTCCCGGCCGACAACATCTGGAACACGAAGATCGACGACCTCCCCGTCGCGTCGAGGTCGTCGCAATGGGTCGACACGATCGGGGCGACGCGAACGATGCACGCCGACTTCGGTGCCGGAGAGTGGCCGCCCGGCTCGGGCGCCCCGATCGGCATTCCGTTCGTCGAGGTCGACGGCGGCGAACCGCTGGTGCCCGTCCAGTTCACCGCCTACGGGAGCGAGTCCGACCCGGGGCCGTATCCGATTCCGCTCGACGCGCCGCGCGAGGGCGGGCCCGCCGCGACCTCCGGCGACCGCCACGTCCTCGCCATCGACACATCGGACTGCGTGCTCTACGAACTCTTCGCCGCGCAACCCGGTGCCGGGGTCTGGCGGGCACAATCCGGCGCAGTCCACGACCTTCGCAGCAATGACCTCCGCCCCGACGGGTGGACATCGGCCGATGCCGCGGGCCTGCCCATCCTTCCCGGCCTGGTGACCTACGACGAGGTCGAGAGCGGCGTGATCGACCATGCCCTGCGGTTCACCGCACCGGCGACCCAGAACGTCCACGTCTGGCCGGCGCGCCACCACGCCGGATCACCCGGCGCCCACCTTCCGCCCATGGGACAGCGATTTCGGCTCCGCGCCGACTTCGACCTCAGCGGCTTCTCCGGCCCATCACTGGTGATCCTCACCGCCCTGCGTGACTACGGGATGATCCTGGCCGACAACGGATCGGCCTGGTACCTGTCGGGATCGCCCGACGAGCGATGGGACAACGACGCGCTCCGTGATCTCGGCGACGTCCCCGGCTCGGCGTTCGAGGCCGTCGACGTCTCATCGCTCATGATCGACCCGGACTCGGGTGCCGTCGCGAGCTGATCGACGCCGGTGGCCAACGGCTCGAGGGCTCACCCTCTCGGCAGCCCCAGCATGCGCTCGCCGATGATGGTGCGCTGCACCTCGCTCGTGCCACCGGCGATCGACGCCGACTTCGACCACAGCCACTGACGCTGCCAGGTCCCGGCAGCCGACTCGCCACTCGGTGGCGGCCACAGCGGCGCCTCGTCGCCCAGGATCGACAGCGCCAGCGCCGAGAGGTGCTGGGTCATGTCGCTCCAGGTGAGCTTCACGACCGACGACTCGGGCCCGGGCTCCTCGCCACGACCGAGCGCCGACAGGGTCCGCCAGTTCTGCAGGCGAAGGAGCCGGAGTTGGACGAACGCATCGGCCAGGTCGTCGGCGATCAGCGGATCATCGAGCACGCCCCGCTGGGCGGCCAGCCGCGCCAGTTCGTCGAGGTACACCTCGTGCACGACCTGCTCCTTGAAGGGGAAGTTCGTGCCCCGTTCGTGAGCGAGCGTCGTGTTGGCCACCATCCAGCCGTTGTGGAGCTCGCCCACGATCTGATCGTCGGGCACGAACACGTCGTCGAGGAAGACCTCGTTGAACTCGGACTCGTCGGTGATCTGGTGAAGCGGGCGGATCTCGATGCCGGGCGACTCCATGTCGATCACCATGTAGGAGATGCCGGCATGCTTCTTCGCGTCGGGGTCGGTCCGCACGAGTGCGATACCCCATTTCGAGAACTGGGCGTAGGACGTCCACACCTTCTGTCCGGTGACGAGCCAGCCGCCGTCGGCTTGCTCCGCACTCGTGCGGAGCGAGGCGAGGTCGGACCCGGCATCGGGCTCGGAGAAGAGCTGACACCAGATCTCGCTGGCGTCGAGAATCGACGGCAGCCAGCGGGCCTGCTGTTCGGCCGTGCCGCATGCCAGCAGGGTCGGTCCGGCGAGATTGATGCCGACCCGGTTGACCGGCTGGGGCGCACCGGCGCGGGCGTACTCCATGTTGTAGAGCGCGACCTCCACCGGGCTCGCGCCTCGCCCGCCGACCGATCGGGGCCAATAGATCGCGACCATCCGGGAAGCGGCCATCTTCGCCTGCCACCGCCGGCCCCACGCCACTTCCTCCTCGATCGAGGCGAAGCGACCCGGTCGATGCATGTTGGCGGCCAGCCAGTCCCGGACTTCCTCGGCGAAGGCGGCGTCGGCCGCCGCGAGGGTCAGGTCCATCAGCGGTTCCAGTCGGCCAGGTAGTCGCCATGGGCGAGGTTGCCGAAGTCGAGGCCGCACAGGGCCCGCATCCGCGGGGAGAGCTGCGCAACGACATCGTCGGAGAGCGACCGCCACCAGTTGGTCTGCGGCCGCAGGAAGCCCGTCGTGTAGAACGCGAAGAGCAGCGCCCGGTCACGATCCGCCGAACGGTTCTCTCCGGAGGTGTGCCACAAGCGGCCGTGCAGCAAGATGACCGACCCCGCAGTGGCGGTGAACGACTCCATCCCGACCTTCGGGTCGTCGGGCACCTCGGCGAACGAGGTGAACTCGTGTGAGCCCGGCAGGTACCGGGTCGCCCCGTTCTCCTCGTCGATGTCGTGCAGGCACCAGATGGCGTTCATCGCCCAGGTCTCGGTCCAGGGCTCGGGCATGACGGTCGACTGGTCGCAGTGGGCGTTCATCGAGCCGCTTCCGGGCAGGGCGGTGTTCGCCGTGAAGTTCGACAGGATCACATCGGCGCCGAGCAGCGCTTCGACCGTCGGCAGTACCGCAGGATGCTCGGCGAGGTCGGCGAACACCTTCGCGTGGGCCACCAGGTCGTAGACCCGGATGTTCCTCCCACCCGGATCGAGCGCCTCCAGGCGCACCGGCATCCCCGCGGCCTCCGATGCTGCGGCCGCGTCGACCAGCGCCGAACGGGCGGCCTCGACCTCGGCGGCCGAGAGCACGTCGGGGATCACGGCGAAGCCGTGGGAGCGGAAGTGGTCGATGTGCGAGGTATCGGGCGCGACGCATTCGACCATGCCCGACAGTATCGACCCGCCGATGCCCGCCGTAAAGAACGCGGAACCCGCCGACCTCGACACCTGCTGCCGCGACGCCCTGCCGGTCTGACCGATCAGGGCGACGTCCGACGGGCGACTGTTCTAACGTCCGTGTCATGTCCGACCTGGATGCCGTCCGAACCGTGCTCCGTCGCCAACGCGCGCACCGGTCCTTCACCGACGAACCGGTCGCGGACGACGTGATCACCGACATCCTCGAGCTCGCCACCCGGGCGCCCAGCGCGCAGAACTCCCAGCCGTGGGAGTTCGTCGTCGTCCGCGACCCCGACCGACGAGCCGCGATCTGGGAACTCGCGTCGCGGCTCTGGGACATGGGCGCCAAGGCCGCGACCGACGGCAAAGTGAGCGACGCCATGCGCGACGACGTGGAGCGCGGCGTGAAGGGTGGCTTCGCCGGAGCACCCGTGTCGATCGTGGTGTGCACCGACACGGCACGGTGGGACCTGAAGCTGGTCGACAGTTCGATCTGGCCCGCCACCCAGAACCTGATGATCGCGGCGACCGCGCACGGTCTCGGCAGCGCCCTGACGACGATCGGGACCATCCTCGCCGACGAGCTGGGCGAGATCCTGCACCTGCCGGCCACCGTCGTACCGGTGGCCGTCATCCCGATCGGCCACCCGGCCCGGTCGCTCGGCTCGTCGCGTCGCGAGCCCGTGAGGGAACATGCCCACCGAGAGGAGTTCGGTCGTGAATGGTGAGGAATCGGAGATCCGAAAGCTGCTGGCGAAGTACTGCCAGCTCCTCGACGACGGCCGCTTCGACGAGTGGATCGAGCTGTTCACCGACGACATCGAGTTCGTCGTGATGGGCATGCACAAGCACGGTCACGCCGAGGTCCGCGGCTTCATCGAGCCGAGCCAGCAGGCCGACGCCCGCGGCAAGCACATGATCAGCGAGCCGTGGATAGAGATCGAGTCGGCCGCCGACGCGACCGCCACCACCGACTTCGCGTGGGTGTCGAAGCAGGGCGCTGTCGGTCAATCCGGCCGCTACCACGACAGGATCGTCAACCAGAACGGACGCTGGCGATTCCAGCGCCGAGAGATCGTCTTCACAGGAGACCGACCCGAATGAGCACGCAGGACCAGGACATCGCCGATCAGATGATCGAAACGATCGCGAAGTGGGTCGACAAGGAGGTCATCCCCAACGCGAGCGAGCTCGAACACGCCGACGAGTTCCCCCAGGCGATGTTCGACCAGATGTGCGAGTTCGGCCTGTTCGGGGCGACGGTCCCCGAGGAGTACGGCGGGCTCGGCCTCGACGTCACGACCTATGCGCGCATCATCGAGGAGCTCAGCCGTGGCTGGATGTCGCTGTCGGGCATCCTCAACACCCACAAGATCGCCGCCACGATGATCGGCCGCTACGGCACCGAGGAGCAGAAGCAGACCTACCTGCCCCGGATGGTCGACGGCAGCTACCGGGCCGCGTTCTCGCTGAGCGAACCCGACTCCGGATCCGATGCCGGCGCCCTGCGCTGCAAGGCGACCCAGGACGGCGACGAGTGGATCATCAACGGCACCAAGATGTGGGTGACCAACGGCGTCCGCGCCCACATCGTGATGCTCCTCGCCCGCACCCCCGATGATCGTGTCACCTGCTTCATCGTCGAAAAGGAGCCGGGCGACCAGTTCGAGGGCCTCCGCACGTCGAAAAAGATCCACAAGCTCGGCTACAAGGGCCTCGAGACGGTCGAGATGTCCTATGTCGACCACCGGGTCCCCGCCGCCAACATCCTCGGCGGCGCCGACGGTATGGGCAACGGCCTGCGCTACGCCCTGTCGGCGCTCGAGCTCGGCCGCATCAACATCGCGGCGCGAGCAGTCGGCGTCGGCCAGGCCGCCTTCAACGCAGCGATGAAATACGCCCAGGAACGCGAGACCTTCGGCAAGCCGATCTTCGAGCACCAGGCAATCCAGTTCAAGCTCGCCGAGATGGCCACCAAACTCCAGGCGGCCCGCCTGATGACCTACGACGCCGCGCACCGCTACGACCGCGGCGAGCGCATCGATCTCGAAGCGGGCATGGCCAAGCTGTTCGCCTCGGAAGCGTGTTTCGAGATCTGCACCGACGCCCTGCGCATCCACGGGGGTAACGGCTACACGCAGGAGTACGACGTCGAGCGGTACTTCCGCGACTCGCCGCTGATGATCATCGGCGAGGGCACGAGCGAGATCCAGAAGATGGTGATCGCCCGCAAGCTCCACGAACGCCACGCGATCGACTAGTCCATGCCCACCCGCCACACCGGTGTCAGACACCCGCTACAGCCGTCACACCGGTGTCTGACACCGGTGTGGCAGGGGGAACGATGACGATTCGGCAACCGGCCGAACGATTCCGAGCGCTCTTCGAGCCCCGCGGCATCGTTGTCGCCGGCGCGGCCACCCATCCCGGCAAGTTCGGGTTCGTGGCCTACCACAACCTGCGCGCCGCCGGCTACGAAGGGGCACTCTACGGCACGAACCTGACCGGCGAGGACGTGCTCGGCGAGCAGACCTACGCGTCGCTCGACGAGATACCCGATGCAGATCTCGATCTGGTCTTCCTCGGCGTGCCGGCAAAGGCGACCGCCGACGTCCTGCGTCAAGCCGCGGACCGGGGTATCACCGCGGCATTCTGCGCGTCGGCCGGCTACGGCGAGATCGACGAGAACGGACGCAGCCATCAGGACGAGTTGGCCGAGCTCGCCGACAGCCTGGGCATCCTGTTCGCCGGTCCGAATGGCCAGGGCGTCATCTCGACACCGGTGAACATGTGCGCCCAGATCGTCGCGCCGATGCCGCCCCGGGGGACCATCGGCATCGCCAGTCAGTCGGGCGGAATGGTGTCGACGTTCGGCAACTTCGCGCGCCAGGCCGGGGTCGGTATCAGCCGGGCCGTGTCGGTCGGCAACGGCGCCCAGGTGGGCGTGGCCGACTTCATGGAGTGGTTCGCCACCGACCCGGAGACCACGGTCGGTCTGGCCTATCTCGAACACGTCGCCGACGACACGGTCGAACGCCTCGGCGCGGTCGCCGCACAGATGCCGGTCGTGGTGATGCGAGGAGGACGGTCGGTGTCGGGGGTCGCTGCCGTCGCCGCCCACACGGGCTCGACAGCCGGACGTGACGACACCGACCACGCCCTCGCCGAGGCCGGGGTCACCGTGGTCGACTCGATCGCCGAGGCCTACCGGACGGCGGCGACGTTCGCGACCCAGCCACTGCCCCGCGGCCCCCGCACGATCGTCTTCGGCACGGCCGGCGGCTGGTGTGTCATCACCGGCGACGCTGTCGAGGCCAGCGAACTCGACCTCATCGACCTGCCCGCCGATCTCGAGGCCGAGGTCGACGCTCGGGTCCCGCCGCGATGGAGTCGCCGCAATCCGA encodes:
- a CDS encoding S-layer homology domain-containing protein — protein: MRLSRRPLLCLLVASLSAASLTAVGPSAAADTPPPGGHFTDDDTNIHEGAIEAIRAEGITTGCAPTRYCPDEPVTRGQMAAFLNRALHLPPATTPSGFTDDDTNIHEGAIEAIRAEGITTGCAPTRYCPDEPVTRGQMAAFLNRALHLPPATQPSGFTDTTGTFRDDIERLRHAGITTGTSPTTYSPHRPVTRAEMATFLMRALHLDELVPPPREECGVLPADNIWNTKIDDLPVASRSSQWVDTIGATRTMHADFGAGEWPPGSGAPIGIPFVEVDGGEPLVPVQFTAYGSESDPGPYPIPLDAPREGGPAATSGDRHVLAIDTSDCVLYELFAAQPGAGVWRAQSGAVHDLRSNDLRPDGWTSADAAGLPILPGLVTYDEVESGVIDHALRFTAPATQNVHVWPARHHAGSPGAHLPPMGQRFRLRADFDLSGFSGPSLVILTALRDYGMILADNGSAWYLSGSPDERWDNDALRDLGDVPGSAFEAVDVSSLMIDPDSGAVAS
- a CDS encoding acyl-CoA dehydrogenase family protein produces the protein MDLTLAAADAAFAEEVRDWLAANMHRPGRFASIEEEVAWGRRWQAKMAASRMVAIYWPRSVGGRGASPVEVALYNMEYARAGAPQPVNRVGINLAGPTLLACGTAEQQARWLPSILDASEIWCQLFSEPDAGSDLASLRTSAEQADGGWLVTGQKVWTSYAQFSKWGIALVRTDPDAKKHAGISYMVIDMESPGIEIRPLHQITDESEFNEVFLDDVFVPDDQIVGELHNGWMVANTTLAHERGTNFPFKEQVVHEVYLDELARLAAQRGVLDDPLIADDLADAFVQLRLLRLQNWRTLSALGRGEEPGPESSVVKLTWSDMTQHLSALALSILGDEAPLWPPPSGESAAGTWQRQWLWSKSASIAGGTSEVQRTIIGERMLGLPRG
- a CDS encoding phytanoyl-CoA dioxygenase family protein, with product MVECVAPDTSHIDHFRSHGFAVIPDVLSAAEVEAARSALVDAAAASEAAGMPVRLEALDPGGRNIRVYDLVAHAKVFADLAEHPAVLPTVEALLGADVILSNFTANTALPGSGSMNAHCDQSTVMPEPWTETWAMNAIWCLHDIDEENGATRYLPGSHEFTSFAEVPDDPKVGMESFTATAGSVILLHGRLWHTSGENRSADRDRALLFAFYTTGFLRPQTNWWRSLSDDVVAQLSPRMRALCGLDFGNLAHGDYLADWNR
- a CDS encoding nitroreductase family protein, coding for MSDLDAVRTVLRRQRAHRSFTDEPVADDVITDILELATRAPSAQNSQPWEFVVVRDPDRRAAIWELASRLWDMGAKAATDGKVSDAMRDDVERGVKGGFAGAPVSIVVCTDTARWDLKLVDSSIWPATQNLMIAATAHGLGSALTTIGTILADELGEILHLPATVVPVAVIPIGHPARSLGSSRREPVREHAHREEFGREW
- a CDS encoding nuclear transport factor 2 family protein, with translation MNGEESEIRKLLAKYCQLLDDGRFDEWIELFTDDIEFVVMGMHKHGHAEVRGFIEPSQQADARGKHMISEPWIEIESAADATATTDFAWVSKQGAVGQSGRYHDRIVNQNGRWRFQRREIVFTGDRPE
- a CDS encoding acyl-CoA dehydrogenase family protein, translated to MSTQDQDIADQMIETIAKWVDKEVIPNASELEHADEFPQAMFDQMCEFGLFGATVPEEYGGLGLDVTTYARIIEELSRGWMSLSGILNTHKIAATMIGRYGTEEQKQTYLPRMVDGSYRAAFSLSEPDSGSDAGALRCKATQDGDEWIINGTKMWVTNGVRAHIVMLLARTPDDRVTCFIVEKEPGDQFEGLRTSKKIHKLGYKGLETVEMSYVDHRVPAANILGGADGMGNGLRYALSALELGRINIAARAVGVGQAAFNAAMKYAQERETFGKPIFEHQAIQFKLAEMATKLQAARLMTYDAAHRYDRGERIDLEAGMAKLFASEACFEICTDALRIHGGNGYTQEYDVERYFRDSPLMIIGEGTSEIQKMVIARKLHERHAID
- a CDS encoding CoA-binding protein, which encodes MTIRQPAERFRALFEPRGIVVAGAATHPGKFGFVAYHNLRAAGYEGALYGTNLTGEDVLGEQTYASLDEIPDADLDLVFLGVPAKATADVLRQAADRGITAAFCASAGYGEIDENGRSHQDELAELADSLGILFAGPNGQGVISTPVNMCAQIVAPMPPRGTIGIASQSGGMVSTFGNFARQAGVGISRAVSVGNGAQVGVADFMEWFATDPETTVGLAYLEHVADDTVERLGAVAAQMPVVVMRGGRSVSGVAAVAAHTGSTAGRDDTDHALAEAGVTVVDSIAEAYRTAATFATQPLPRGPRTIVFGTAGGWCVITGDAVEASELDLIDLPADLEAEVDARVPPRWSRRNPIDLAGGETRDTIPELLPIIAAHPEVDAVIYLGLGIQSNTGAMERAGRFYPDHGLDRIVEYHERQDTRFAEAAATASDHSGKPVITFTELALTNPENAGPTAVRATGRYCHSAGDEAVQALEHLWRYARRRG